The Geothrix sp. genome window below encodes:
- a CDS encoding STAS domain-containing protein, translated as MARKPSPPGPSTPQIALALQGDLDIFAIHSQWEQIAAQAAASGLPAVLDLSGIGDLDLSGLQLLATLDRDLRAKGGCLALTGLKEAWKDRFNLLGLTDLLQEVPS; from the coding sequence ATGGCCCGGAAACCTTCGCCGCCCGGTCCATCGACACCCCAGATCGCCCTGGCCCTCCAGGGCGATCTGGACATCTTCGCCATCCACTCGCAGTGGGAGCAGATCGCGGCGCAGGCGGCCGCCAGCGGCCTGCCGGCGGTCCTGGACCTCTCGGGCATCGGAGATCTGGACCTCTCGGGCCTGCAGCTCCTGGCGACCCTGGACCGCGACTTGCGCGCCAAGGGCGGATGCCTGGCCTTGACCGGCCTCAAGGAGGCCTGGAAGGACCGCTTCAACCTCCTCGGCCTGACCGACCTGCTCCAGGAAGTTCCCTCATGA
- a CDS encoding response regulator, which produces MPGCILTVDDSSTMRQMISFTLRGAQFEVLEAGDGVEALEVAQGKKLSLVITDVNMPRMDGITLVQRMRALPEFRFTPILVLTTESGPDMKQKGKEAGATGWIVKPFSPEKLLDVVNKVI; this is translated from the coding sequence ATGCCCGGATGCATTCTGACCGTCGATGACTCCAGCACCATGCGCCAGATGATCAGCTTCACCCTGAGGGGGGCCCAGTTCGAGGTCCTCGAAGCGGGGGATGGCGTGGAGGCCCTGGAGGTGGCCCAGGGGAAGAAACTGTCCCTGGTCATCACCGATGTGAACATGCCGCGCATGGACGGCATCACGCTGGTGCAGCGGATGCGCGCCCTGCCGGAGTTCAGGTTCACGCCCATCCTGGTGCTCACCACCGAATCCGGCCCGGACATGAAGCAGAAGGGCAAAGAGGCGGGAGCCACCGGCTGGATCGTGAAGCCCTTCAGCCCCGAGAAGCTCCTCGATGTCGTCAACAAGGTCATCTGA
- a CDS encoding methyl-accepting chemotaxis protein: MRSPVALSPTAPLGGTTVLTNLKIGTRLSVGFGIVLALLLLIAGVGLNRMSHIADDTNEIVTRYNKQVAWANGMSDQLFTISRITRTILLMDNIPDRKAAVERIGKARDIFNDLSKKLEDSLVSPEAKANFENLQVQLQKVRTANNHVIEANLAGRDKEATRLMFDEARPADQALQDAVLKTVKFFDSAVTARHEQAKDSYKQAMIIVVSCSVLALIAGSLMSFFITRSITHPLREVGAVMETVAQGDLTQRLELRSKDELGELGRIINTTNEGLREMVLQIQESALAISTASGEISMGNTDLSRRTEEQAASLEETASSMEQITSNVNQTADNARSANQESGKARQVAQDGGTAVGQVIEAMEAINQSSAKINEIIGVVDEIAFQTNLLALNAAVEAARAGEQGRGFAVVAAEVRNLAKRSADAAKEIKVLIRESVAKSQDGTKVAAHAGDTIQEVVTNVQRVTSLVGEIAGATQEQSTGLNEINKAVVQMDEVTQQNAALVEESAAAAESLDAQAHALTEIVARFKTGVEVRRTEATRVRPNGAPHPQALRPTAKPVRAAVKRGSARPELAAAKQPVPTPRSDDDGQWEAF; the protein is encoded by the coding sequence ATGCGCTCGCCTGTAGCCCTTTCCCCTACCGCTCCACTCGGAGGAACCACCGTGCTCACCAACCTGAAGATCGGAACTCGCCTGAGCGTTGGCTTCGGAATTGTCCTGGCGCTCCTCCTACTCATCGCAGGCGTCGGATTGAACCGGATGAGCCACATCGCGGATGACACCAACGAGATCGTCACTCGTTACAACAAGCAGGTGGCCTGGGCCAATGGCATGTCCGATCAGCTCTTCACGATCAGCCGCATCACCCGGACCATCCTCCTCATGGACAACATCCCGGATCGGAAAGCAGCCGTCGAGCGGATCGGCAAGGCGCGCGACATTTTTAACGATCTGTCCAAGAAGCTCGAGGACTCCCTCGTCAGCCCGGAAGCGAAGGCGAATTTTGAGAACCTGCAGGTGCAACTTCAGAAAGTAAGAACGGCCAACAACCATGTCATAGAGGCCAACCTAGCGGGCCGGGACAAAGAAGCCACCCGGCTGATGTTCGATGAGGCCCGTCCGGCGGATCAGGCCCTTCAGGATGCGGTCCTCAAGACCGTCAAATTTTTCGATAGTGCCGTCACCGCACGCCACGAGCAAGCCAAGGACAGCTATAAACAGGCCATGATCATCGTCGTTTCCTGCTCGGTGTTGGCCCTGATCGCCGGCTCCTTGATGTCCTTCTTCATCACCCGCAGCATCACCCATCCACTGCGGGAAGTGGGTGCGGTCATGGAGACCGTGGCCCAGGGTGACCTGACCCAGCGCCTTGAGCTCCGCTCGAAGGACGAACTGGGCGAGCTGGGACGCATCATCAACACCACCAATGAAGGACTGCGGGAGATGGTGCTGCAGATCCAGGAAAGCGCGCTGGCCATCTCCACGGCCTCGGGCGAGATCTCCATGGGCAATACGGACCTGAGTCGTCGCACCGAGGAACAGGCCGCCAGCCTTGAAGAGACGGCCAGCAGCATGGAGCAGATCACCAGCAATGTGAACCAGACCGCCGACAACGCCCGGTCCGCCAACCAGGAATCCGGCAAGGCCCGCCAGGTGGCCCAGGACGGCGGCACCGCCGTCGGTCAGGTCATCGAGGCCATGGAGGCCATCAACCAGAGCTCCGCGAAGATCAACGAGATCATCGGCGTGGTGGACGAGATCGCCTTCCAGACCAACCTGCTGGCGCTCAATGCCGCGGTGGAGGCCGCCCGGGCCGGCGAGCAGGGCCGCGGCTTCGCGGTGGTGGCGGCGGAAGTCCGCAACCTCGCTAAGCGCAGCGCCGACGCCGCCAAGGAGATCAAGGTCCTCATCCGCGAAAGCGTCGCCAAGTCCCAGGACGGCACCAAGGTCGCCGCCCACGCCGGAGACACCATCCAGGAGGTGGTGACCAATGTGCAGCGCGTGACCTCGCTCGTGGGCGAGATTGCCGGGGCCACCCAGGAGCAGAGCACGGGCCTGAACGAGATCAACAAGGCCGTGGTCCAGATGGACGAAGTCACGCAGCAGAACGCTGCCCTGGTGGAGGAATCCGCCGCCGCCGCCGAATCCCTGGATGCCCAGGCCCACGCCCTGACGGAGATCGTGGCCCGGTTCAAGACCGGCGTGGAAGTCCGTCGCACGGAAGCCACCCGCGTCCGCCCCAATGGCGCCCCGCACCCCCAGGCGCTCCGCCCGACCGCCAAGCCCGTCCGTGCCGCCGTGAAGCGCGGCAGCGCCCGGCCCGAACTCGCCGCCGCCAAGCAGCCCGTGCCCACGCCCCGGAGCGACGACGACGGGCAGTGGGAAGCCTTTTGA
- a CDS encoding chemotaxis protein CheW encodes MAAADSSFQALQQVLCFALAGEAYALPILKVREIQAQATITRIPKAPSYMPGVINLRGAIVPILELRQRFALGEAPEDTRPVIIIVEVQGRTLGIRVDSVSDVLDLDASAIRPAPELGTQTALGREFIAGLASLPGATGSDSMLILLDLDRLLSDGELLALEAATA; translated from the coding sequence ATGGCCGCCGCTGACAGCAGTTTCCAGGCGCTCCAGCAGGTGCTCTGCTTCGCCCTCGCTGGCGAGGCCTACGCCCTGCCCATCCTGAAGGTCCGGGAGATCCAGGCCCAGGCCACCATCACCCGGATCCCCAAAGCGCCGTCGTACATGCCCGGCGTGATCAACCTGCGGGGAGCCATCGTGCCGATCCTCGAGCTGCGGCAGCGGTTCGCCCTGGGAGAGGCGCCCGAGGACACCCGCCCCGTCATCATCATCGTCGAGGTCCAGGGCCGCACCCTGGGCATTCGCGTGGACTCCGTCTCCGATGTGCTCGATCTCGACGCCTCGGCCATCCGGCCGGCACCTGAGCTCGGCACCCAGACCGCGCTGGGCCGCGAGTTCATCGCCGGCCTGGCCTCCCTGCCCGGCGCCACGGGCTCGGATTCCATGCTGATCCTCCTCGACCTGGACCGCCTGCTCTCGGACGGCGAACTGCTCGCCCTCGAAGCGGCCACAGCTTGA
- the cheD gene encoding chemoreceptor glutamine deamidase CheD: protein MSPPPVPLVLGRASKYLDRHFNRQAMKILPGEFYATAEDEVIVTVLGSCVAACLLDPIAMVGGMNHFMLPAKQGERDPDVFYAARYGAAAMEYLINNLLHLGAQRDRLVAKAFGGGKVMRGLTDVGAQNIDFVRGFLRAEGIPLWNEDMGGACPRKVYFFPHTGQVLVKRIEHTHNDTVLDRERSYFREVSQVPLEGDVELFS from the coding sequence GTGAGCCCGCCTCCCGTTCCCCTGGTCCTCGGCCGGGCCTCCAAGTACCTGGATCGGCACTTCAACCGCCAGGCCATGAAGATCCTCCCCGGCGAGTTCTACGCCACGGCCGAGGACGAGGTGATCGTCACCGTGCTGGGGAGCTGCGTGGCCGCGTGCCTTCTGGACCCCATCGCCATGGTGGGCGGCATGAACCACTTCATGCTCCCCGCCAAGCAGGGGGAGCGCGACCCCGATGTGTTCTACGCGGCCCGCTACGGCGCCGCCGCCATGGAATACCTCATCAACAACCTGCTGCACCTTGGCGCCCAGCGGGATCGCCTGGTGGCCAAGGCCTTCGGCGGCGGCAAGGTCATGCGGGGGCTCACCGATGTCGGCGCCCAGAACATCGACTTCGTCCGCGGCTTCCTCCGGGCGGAGGGCATTCCCCTCTGGAACGAGGACATGGGGGGTGCCTGCCCTCGCAAGGTCTACTTCTTCCCCCATACGGGCCAGGTCCTCGTCAAGCGCATCGAGCACACCCACAACGACACCGTCCTCGACCGCGAACGCTCCTACTTCCGCGAAGTCAGCCAAGTGCCCCTCGAGGGTGATGTGGAGCTCTTCTCATGA
- a CDS encoding CheR family methyltransferase produces the protein MTRSTADHGPRGPALREIAGPDRVPLSQETFQALRNLLHGHSGIALAPHKLTMVQSRLAKRLRVLGLPDYEAYLEKVSETDSSEWAEFINALTTNLTSFFREGHHFTRLVELLAASDAATGKLRVWSAGCSTGEEPYTLAMTLLKAFGPSARIQIVATDLDTAVLETAARGIYPMARIEGLSDEWKRFAFLRGTGERRGQARVRPEVRDLVSFHPMNLRDAAWPLEGGPFQAIFCRNVMIYFDKPTQRELLGRFRQALVPGGLLFVGHSEALLDAALGFQPLGQTIYRRKEGAP, from the coding sequence ATGACGCGGTCCACCGCGGACCACGGGCCCCGGGGCCCGGCGCTCCGGGAGATCGCCGGGCCCGACCGCGTGCCGCTGTCCCAGGAAACCTTCCAGGCCTTGCGGAATCTCTTGCACGGCCATTCGGGCATCGCCCTGGCCCCCCACAAGCTCACGATGGTCCAGTCCCGCCTGGCCAAGCGGTTGCGCGTCCTGGGCCTGCCTGACTACGAGGCCTACCTGGAAAAGGTCAGCGAGACCGACTCCAGCGAGTGGGCCGAGTTCATCAACGCCCTCACGACGAACCTCACCAGCTTCTTCCGGGAAGGGCACCATTTCACACGGCTGGTGGAGCTGCTCGCGGCCTCGGACGCCGCCACAGGCAAGCTCCGCGTCTGGAGCGCCGGCTGCTCCACCGGTGAGGAGCCCTACACCTTGGCCATGACCCTGCTGAAGGCCTTCGGCCCCTCGGCCCGCATCCAGATCGTGGCCACGGACCTGGACACCGCTGTGTTGGAGACCGCCGCCCGCGGCATCTACCCCATGGCCCGCATTGAGGGGCTGTCCGATGAGTGGAAGCGCTTCGCCTTCCTGCGCGGCACGGGCGAGCGCCGCGGCCAGGCGCGGGTGCGGCCCGAGGTCAGGGATCTGGTCTCGTTCCACCCGATGAACCTGCGCGACGCCGCCTGGCCCCTGGAGGGCGGGCCCTTCCAGGCCATCTTCTGCCGCAATGTGATGATCTACTTCGACAAGCCCACCCAGCGGGAGCTCCTGGGCCGGTTCCGGCAGGCCCTGGTCCCGGGGGGCCTTCTGTTCGTCGGCCATTCCGAGGCCCTGCTGGATGCGGCCCTGGGCTTCCAACCCCTGGGCCAGACCATCTACCGGCGGAAGGAGGGCGCCCCGTGA
- a CDS encoding methyl-accepting chemotaxis protein gives MRKWFLPSAPAATAGVTALELPAPAGLPEAIPDGVLAPLLGQLASREATMLEGQVNFLTPELHQVDSLVREAAATLEAALKTLDQSVQHQHRLAEDVQVAMRITLGGGQATEGLDAVGASIMGTLDGFVSNMLEISKSSMQLVGEIEDIRTRSDRMEGMLGELSEIAGRTHLLSLNASIEAAHARQFGAGFAVVAGEVSKLADRSTALSATIQDQISGTRQALERTDAYVQAIASKDMNMAIQSKGESEVLVHALEASNARVKDLVAQLETNALTIAQQVGHVVRSLQFEDLVHQTLTACLQELGNLMEQAHAWRVAESKLAAGEVPAMVLSELHATLGEVEDARVQFKAVKRGDLAAGEVDLF, from the coding sequence ATGAGGAAGTGGTTCCTTCCTTCGGCGCCCGCCGCCACGGCCGGGGTCACGGCGCTGGAGCTTCCGGCCCCGGCCGGCCTGCCCGAGGCGATCCCGGATGGAGTCCTGGCGCCGCTGCTGGGGCAGCTGGCATCCCGGGAGGCCACCATGCTGGAGGGCCAGGTGAATTTCCTGACGCCCGAACTCCACCAGGTGGACAGCCTGGTCCGGGAGGCGGCCGCCACCCTGGAGGCTGCGCTCAAGACTTTGGACCAGAGCGTCCAGCACCAGCATCGCCTGGCGGAGGATGTCCAGGTGGCCATGCGGATCACGCTGGGAGGGGGCCAGGCCACCGAGGGCCTGGACGCCGTGGGGGCCTCGATCATGGGGACCCTGGATGGATTCGTGTCGAACATGCTCGAGATCTCCAAGTCCTCCATGCAGCTGGTGGGGGAGATCGAGGACATCCGGACGCGCTCCGACCGCATGGAAGGCATGCTGGGGGAGCTGTCCGAAATCGCGGGCCGCACCCACCTGCTGTCCCTGAACGCCAGCATCGAGGCGGCCCACGCCCGTCAGTTCGGCGCGGGCTTTGCGGTGGTGGCCGGCGAGGTCTCCAAGCTGGCGGACCGGAGCACGGCCCTGAGCGCCACCATCCAGGACCAGATCAGTGGCACCCGCCAGGCCCTGGAGCGCACGGACGCCTATGTCCAGGCCATCGCCAGCAAGGACATGAATATGGCGATCCAGTCCAAGGGCGAATCCGAGGTGCTGGTGCATGCCCTCGAGGCCAGCAACGCCCGCGTGAAGGACCTGGTGGCCCAGCTCGAGACCAATGCCCTCACCATCGCCCAGCAGGTGGGGCATGTGGTGCGCAGCCTCCAGTTCGAGGATCTGGTCCACCAGACCCTCACGGCCTGCCTGCAGGAGCTGGGCAACCTGATGGAACAGGCCCATGCCTGGCGGGTGGCCGAATCCAAGCTGGCGGCCGGGGAGGTCCCCGCCATGGTCCTCTCCGAGCTGCATGCCACCCTGGGCGAAGTCGAGGACGCCCGCGTTCAATTCAAGGCCGTGAAGCGGGGCGACCTGGCTGCGGGCGAAGTAGACCTGTTCTAG
- a CDS encoding chemotaxis protein CheA gives MSDPMAQFRTAFFEEATELADGMEATLLSLDLEAVETEDLHTLFRAAHSIKGNAGTFGFPAVAAFTHQLENTLEPVRQGSRAMTADLRELLLQGVDLIRSHLHHARLEEALPAKDQLAQETLVAKLQAGATLPGAPAPAAPGAPPAPRSGTGFAIRFEAPVDAFRRGVNLERLFRDLGKLGTLRAWLDATRLPAFDQLEPEDCHLAWDLRLESACPQASVEEIFEFVVEGKNLRIQPLPPEHAVPPLGEILQVEAGVSPKDIRDALSQQKHLGELLVEAGKVKPEAVSKALDQQQKKRNQAEASTVRVATDKIDRLVNLVGELVITQAMLAQASQLAHTPAGEERMSAALLQLDRQTRELQERVMGIRMVPVDMVFSRFPRMVHELGKQLGKDVELVMEGQATELDKTFIEMLVDPLTHLVRNAVDHGMEEKEARLASGKPAVGTIALRAASRGGHIHIEVKDDGRGLDRDRIFAKAVERGLLPAGNRPPDEELNLLIFEPGFSTVEQVSDLSGRGVGMDVVRQNVRALGGRIEVESQVGRGTTIRLVLPLTLAILDGLTVRVGEETFVFPLASVLESFQRQASDIQTVKGDREVISLRGEFIPVVRLQRLMEGGAADGTTGRTLLVLVESEGRRAAMAVDELLGQQQVVIKSLETHYRRVEGISGATILGDGRVALILDVPGLLRMEATAAAVPATVPATVET, from the coding sequence ATGTCCGATCCGATGGCTCAATTCCGCACGGCCTTCTTCGAGGAGGCGACTGAACTGGCGGATGGCATGGAGGCCACCCTGCTGTCCCTGGATCTGGAGGCCGTGGAGACGGAGGATCTGCATACGCTGTTCCGGGCGGCGCATTCCATCAAGGGCAACGCGGGCACCTTCGGGTTTCCCGCGGTGGCCGCCTTCACCCACCAGCTGGAGAACACCCTGGAGCCCGTGCGCCAGGGCTCCCGGGCCATGACCGCCGATCTGCGCGAGCTCCTGCTGCAGGGCGTGGACCTCATCCGCAGCCACCTGCACCACGCCCGGCTGGAGGAGGCCCTCCCGGCCAAGGACCAGCTGGCCCAGGAGACCCTGGTCGCCAAGCTCCAGGCCGGCGCGACCCTGCCCGGCGCGCCGGCGCCCGCAGCTCCCGGAGCCCCCCCCGCACCCAGGAGCGGCACCGGCTTCGCCATCCGCTTCGAGGCCCCGGTGGATGCCTTCCGCCGTGGCGTGAACCTGGAGCGGCTGTTCCGGGATCTGGGCAAGCTCGGCACCCTGCGCGCCTGGCTGGACGCCACGCGGCTTCCGGCCTTCGACCAGCTGGAACCCGAGGACTGCCACCTGGCCTGGGACCTCCGCCTCGAGTCGGCCTGCCCGCAGGCAAGCGTGGAGGAGATCTTCGAGTTCGTGGTGGAAGGCAAGAACCTGCGCATCCAGCCCCTGCCGCCCGAGCATGCCGTGCCCCCCCTGGGCGAGATCCTCCAGGTGGAAGCCGGCGTCAGCCCCAAGGACATCCGTGACGCGCTCTCCCAGCAGAAGCACCTGGGCGAGCTGCTGGTGGAGGCGGGCAAGGTGAAGCCCGAGGCCGTCAGCAAGGCCCTGGACCAGCAGCAGAAAAAGCGGAACCAGGCGGAGGCCTCCACGGTCCGGGTGGCCACCGACAAGATCGACCGGCTGGTGAACCTGGTGGGCGAACTGGTCATCACCCAGGCCATGCTGGCCCAGGCCTCACAGCTGGCCCACACGCCCGCGGGCGAGGAGCGGATGAGTGCAGCCCTCCTCCAGCTGGATCGCCAGACCCGCGAGCTGCAGGAGCGGGTCATGGGCATCCGCATGGTCCCCGTGGACATGGTGTTCTCACGCTTTCCGCGCATGGTCCACGAACTGGGCAAGCAGCTGGGGAAGGATGTCGAACTGGTCATGGAGGGCCAGGCCACGGAGCTGGACAAGACCTTCATCGAGATGCTGGTGGATCCCCTCACGCACCTGGTGCGCAACGCCGTGGACCACGGCATGGAAGAGAAGGAAGCGCGCCTCGCCTCCGGCAAGCCCGCCGTGGGCACCATCGCCCTGAGGGCCGCCAGCCGCGGCGGGCACATCCACATCGAGGTCAAGGACGACGGTCGCGGCCTGGACCGGGACCGCATCTTCGCGAAGGCCGTGGAGCGCGGCTTGCTGCCCGCCGGCAACCGGCCCCCGGATGAGGAGCTGAACCTGCTGATCTTCGAGCCGGGCTTCTCCACCGTCGAGCAGGTCTCGGACCTCTCCGGCCGCGGGGTGGGGATGGATGTGGTGCGCCAGAATGTGCGGGCCCTGGGGGGCCGAATCGAGGTCGAAAGCCAGGTCGGCCGGGGCACCACCATCCGCCTGGTCCTGCCCCTCACGCTGGCCATCCTGGACGGGCTCACGGTGCGGGTGGGCGAGGAGACCTTCGTCTTCCCCCTGGCCTCGGTGCTGGAGAGCTTCCAGCGACAGGCCTCGGACATCCAGACCGTGAAGGGCGACCGCGAGGTGATCAGCCTGCGGGGCGAGTTCATCCCCGTGGTGCGCCTCCAGCGTCTGATGGAGGGCGGCGCTGCAGACGGCACCACCGGCCGCACGCTGCTGGTGCTGGTGGAATCCGAGGGTCGGCGGGCCGCCATGGCCGTGGATGAGCTTCTGGGCCAGCAACAGGTGGTCATCAAGAGCCTGGAGACCCATTACCGCCGCGTGGAGGGCATCTCGGGCGCCACCATCCTGGGGGACGGCCGCGTGGCCCTGATCCTCGATGTGCCGGGGCTCCTGCGCATGGAGGCCACCGCCGCCGCGGTCCCAGCTACGGTCCCAGCCACGGTCGAGACATGA
- a CDS encoding chemotaxis response regulator protein-glutamate methylesterase gives MTADAKRRVLVVDDSALVRQVLSAILARHPLLEVVGTARDPYDAREKIKQLSPDVLTLDVEMPRMDGLTFLDKLMRAHPMPVVMLSSLTDKGTATALDALDLGAVDVIGKPALDQAVGLEAMGTEIAETVHAASFARIHRTASAPVPPSLASPSSMASIAPLAARARAGRSLIAIGSSTGGTEALRRIFEAIPGNLPPIAVVQHMLPGFTPAFADRLDRTSAATVKVAEDGEPLQGGTVYLAPSDQHFTAVRRGAGLAVQLKEGERVSRHLPSVDVLFESVAEACGPHALGIILTGMGEDGARGLLRMRQRGARTLGQDEATCVVYGMPRVAWARGAVMEQCPLPLIPRVIAEWCERQP, from the coding sequence ATGACCGCGGACGCCAAGCGGCGCGTGCTCGTCGTGGATGACAGCGCCCTGGTCCGCCAGGTGCTCAGCGCCATCCTCGCCCGCCATCCCCTGCTCGAAGTCGTGGGCACGGCCCGGGATCCCTACGATGCCCGGGAGAAGATCAAGCAGCTCTCGCCAGATGTCCTGACGCTGGATGTCGAGATGCCCCGCATGGATGGCCTCACCTTCCTGGACAAGCTCATGCGGGCCCATCCAATGCCGGTGGTGATGCTCTCCAGCCTCACGGACAAGGGCACCGCCACCGCCCTCGATGCGCTGGACCTCGGCGCCGTGGATGTGATCGGCAAGCCCGCCCTGGATCAGGCCGTGGGCCTGGAAGCCATGGGGACTGAAATCGCCGAGACCGTGCACGCGGCCTCCTTCGCCCGGATCCACCGCACCGCCAGTGCCCCCGTCCCACCCTCCCTGGCCTCCCCGTCCTCCATGGCTTCCATAGCTCCCCTGGCCGCCCGGGCCCGGGCCGGCCGCAGCCTCATCGCCATCGGCTCCAGCACGGGCGGCACCGAGGCCCTCCGCCGGATCTTCGAAGCCATCCCAGGGAACCTTCCACCCATTGCCGTGGTTCAGCACATGCTCCCGGGCTTCACCCCGGCCTTTGCGGACCGTCTGGACCGGACCAGCGCCGCCACCGTGAAGGTCGCCGAAGACGGGGAGCCCCTTCAGGGGGGAACGGTCTACCTCGCCCCCAGCGACCAGCACTTCACCGCGGTCCGCCGCGGCGCGGGCCTGGCCGTCCAGCTGAAGGAGGGCGAACGGGTCTCCCGCCACCTGCCCTCGGTGGATGTGCTCTTCGAATCCGTGGCCGAAGCCTGCGGCCCCCACGCCTTGGGCATCATCCTCACGGGCATGGGCGAGGATGGCGCCAGGGGCCTCCTCCGCATGCGCCAGCGGGGCGCCCGCACCCTCGGCCAGGACGAAGCCACCTGCGTGGTCTACGGCATGCCCCGGGTCGCCTGGGCCCGCGGCGCCGTGATGGAGCAATGTCCCCTTCCCTTGATACCCCGCGTCATCGCAGAGTGGTGCGAACGCCAGCCCTGA